The following proteins come from a genomic window of Streptomyces sp. NBC_00539:
- a CDS encoding ATP-dependent DNA ligase, whose protein sequence is MVLRPPVEPMLAQASEVMPPVRPLASGVAYEQKFDGYRALVFTPVGPGGRVLLQTRRGALVQGAFPDLVAAAEQLPAGLVLDGELLVWDAEAGALSFEGLQRRAAARTRSAPALAARMPAFFVVFDVLQTDGQELLHLPYVERRARLEACSPTTP, encoded by the coding sequence ATGGTGTTGCGTCCGCCGGTGGAGCCGATGTTGGCGCAGGCCTCCGAGGTGATGCCGCCCGTGCGTCCGCTCGCTTCGGGGGTGGCGTATGAGCAGAAGTTCGACGGGTACCGGGCGCTGGTGTTCACCCCGGTCGGGCCGGGTGGTCGGGTGCTGCTCCAGACCCGCCGCGGCGCCTTGGTCCAGGGCGCGTTCCCGGATCTCGTCGCGGCCGCCGAGCAGCTGCCCGCCGGCCTGGTCCTGGACGGCGAATTGCTCGTGTGGGACGCCGAGGCTGGCGCCCTGTCGTTCGAGGGGTTGCAGCGCCGGGCCGCGGCCCGCACCCGCAGCGCTCCCGCGCTGGCCGCGAGGATGCCGGCCTTTTTCGTGGTGTTCGACGTCTTGCAGACTGACGGCCAAGAGCTTTTGCACCTGCCGTATGTGGAGCGCCGCGCCCGCCTGGAGGCCTGTTCGCCGACCACGCCCTGA
- a CDS encoding cold-shock protein produces MSDRQTGTVKWFNDEKGFGFITPQSGDGLFVHFKAIQSDGFKSLKEGQQVSFIVTRGQKGMQAEEVQVI; encoded by the coding sequence ATGAGCGATCGGCAGACCGGAACCGTGAAGTGGTTCAACGACGAGAAGGGCTTCGGCTTCATCACGCCGCAGAGTGGCGATGGCCTCTTCGTGCACTTCAAGGCCATTCAGTCGGACGGATTCAAGTCCCTGAAGGAAGGCCAGCAAGTCTCGTTCATTGTTACCCGCGGGCAGAAGGGCATGCAGGCGGAGGAGGTGCAGGTCATCTAA